A window from Neobacillus sp. PS3-40 encodes these proteins:
- a CDS encoding DNA internalization-related competence protein ComEC/Rec2 has protein sequence MNGKIVYFSLASLMGVLCSIQSFLLFGFLTLIYLLILRKVKRFSPSKIVFLIVVFLLFNVSTQFKMNTNKTKIQETETNFFLSYNYETKIDGDLLQFIGYDIRFNEKIIVRYQIHSETEKTGFENKNFFGHLCKLEGPLKKPQIAKNENAFNYREYLNRNGVFWIVESKGNPFTTCIKEKENFILFLKQIRFQGIKYLHRNFPPEVAALSSALLFGDRSLMDPEVLSDYQRVGIIHLLAISGLHVSLLIGMLYYMGLRVGATREFMINFILMILPVYAILTGGSPSVIRAVLMIFLVMATMKWKIVLKLNPLDAISLAFSIFLFFDPLVLFDVGFQLSFSVSFAIILSAPSILQRYQNSLSKMIVISVISQISALPFLLFHFYGASMISIVANLIYIPLFSFILLPGLYLLFLFQLLFGTLPIWIMNFFVKVIQSSSLLVNNISHFSFAEIVPGKPSWFFLILYAVVIIAIFFIWETEHFTAKQVLLLCLGSFLFTFQQGWNRIDPVGEVTMIDVGQGDSILIHLPYGKGNYLIDTGGSLQFSESQWRMKARPFEVGKDVVVPYLKGKGITKIDKLILTHGDMDHIGGAFSLIKELKVKQIVMPSIADPSETEMAIEKEAKMKKIQIVKVSDGYYWENSNSFFQILSPEKNFVGVRNRGSIGLFAGIGGLTWFFGGDLDQVGEEEIIKKYPKLSFDVLKVGHHGSKTSSSQAFLNQCKPKISLLSVGEKNRYGHPNQEVLQGLKQIHSTIYRTDNKGAITYKFYQGEGTFSTFLP, from the coding sequence ATGAATGGAAAAATTGTTTATTTTTCTTTGGCTTCTTTAATGGGAGTTCTTTGTTCGATTCAATCATTTCTTTTATTTGGATTTTTAACACTTATTTATCTTTTAATTTTACGTAAAGTAAAACGATTTTCACCCTCAAAGATCGTTTTCCTCATTGTGGTATTCCTCCTTTTCAATGTTTCCACACAATTCAAAATGAACACAAACAAAACAAAAATCCAAGAAACAGAAACGAATTTTTTTCTCAGTTACAATTATGAGACAAAGATTGATGGGGATCTGCTTCAATTTATTGGGTATGATATTCGGTTTAACGAAAAAATTATTGTTCGATATCAAATTCATTCTGAAACAGAAAAAACAGGGTTTGAAAATAAGAATTTTTTTGGGCATCTATGTAAATTGGAAGGGCCGTTAAAAAAACCTCAAATAGCAAAAAATGAGAACGCCTTTAACTACCGGGAATACTTAAATAGGAATGGAGTATTTTGGATAGTAGAAAGTAAGGGAAATCCCTTTACTACTTGCATCAAAGAAAAGGAGAATTTTATCCTCTTTCTGAAGCAGATTCGTTTCCAAGGAATCAAGTATCTTCATCGTAACTTCCCCCCTGAAGTCGCTGCATTATCATCCGCATTACTATTTGGTGATCGAAGCTTGATGGATCCTGAGGTGCTTTCAGATTATCAAAGGGTAGGCATTATTCATTTGCTTGCTATTTCTGGCCTTCATGTTTCCCTCTTAATTGGAATGTTGTATTATATGGGGCTCCGAGTGGGGGCAACAAGGGAATTTATGATAAATTTCATTTTAATGATTCTTCCGGTCTATGCTATTTTGACAGGTGGATCTCCATCTGTAATACGTGCTGTCTTAATGATCTTTCTCGTCATGGCAACGATGAAGTGGAAAATTGTTTTAAAACTAAATCCTCTTGACGCCATCAGCTTAGCATTTTCAATTTTTCTGTTTTTTGATCCTCTTGTTTTATTTGATGTGGGCTTTCAGCTTTCTTTTTCGGTAAGTTTTGCCATTATTTTATCTGCCCCATCAATCCTTCAAAGGTATCAAAACAGCCTTTCAAAAATGATCGTTATCTCAGTAATTTCACAAATTTCTGCACTTCCTTTTTTACTCTTTCATTTTTATGGAGCTTCAATGATCAGCATCGTTGCTAATTTGATTTATATTCCGCTTTTTTCCTTTATACTATTACCTGGTTTATACCTCCTTTTTCTGTTTCAATTATTGTTTGGAACACTTCCTATTTGGATTATGAATTTTTTTGTAAAAGTGATTCAATCTTCTTCCCTCCTTGTTAATAACATTTCTCATTTTTCATTTGCTGAAATTGTTCCTGGCAAACCAAGTTGGTTTTTCCTTATATTATATGCAGTTGTTATCATTGCTATCTTTTTTATATGGGAAACAGAGCATTTTACAGCAAAGCAAGTCCTCCTGTTGTGTTTAGGCAGCTTCCTTTTTACATTCCAACAAGGATGGAATAGGATTGACCCTGTCGGCGAAGTAACCATGATTGATGTGGGGCAAGGGGATAGCATACTTATACATCTCCCCTATGGAAAAGGGAATTATTTAATCGATACGGGGGGTAGCTTGCAATTTAGTGAGTCACAATGGCGGATGAAGGCAAGGCCGTTTGAAGTAGGTAAAGATGTTGTTGTCCCCTATTTGAAAGGAAAAGGGATAACGAAGATTGATAAATTAATTCTTACTCATGGCGATATGGATCACATTGGTGGGGCATTCTCACTTATAAAGGAGCTTAAGGTTAAGCAAATAGTAATGCCATCAATCGCTGATCCATCGGAAACTGAAATGGCAATCGAAAAGGAAGCAAAGATGAAAAAGATTCAAATTGTAAAAGTGAGTGATGGGTACTATTGGGAAAATAGTAATAGCTTCTTTCAAATTCTTTCCCCAGAGAAAAATTTTGTTGGTGTAAGAAATAGGGGATCTATTGGTCTTTTCGCAGGCATAGGAGGACTTACCTGGTTTTTTGGGGGCGACTTGGATCAAGTGGGTGAGGAAGAGATTATCAAAAAATATCCAAAATTGTCTTTTGATGTATTAAAGGTGGGGCATCATGGCAGTAAAACATCCAGTTCACAGGCGTTTCTAAACCAGTGCAAACCAAAAATTTCACTTCTTTCCGTTGGTGAAAAAAACCGCTATGGACATCCTAATCAAGAAGTATTACAAGGGTTGAAGCAGATTCACTCCACTATTTATCGTACTGACAATAAGGGGGCAATAACCTATAAATTTTACCAAGGAGAAGGAACCTTTTCAACCTTCCTGCCATAA
- a CDS encoding helix-hairpin-helix domain-containing protein: MEDLFVKYKVYMVVTVIILVGLGYYFLNNQSNHSSNQTIKKLEKNVQSNVDQTKKIESQPKSQPIPVVTIMVDIKGQIKKPGVYQSNQGERVIDVINRAGGLTDKADESQINFAAHVQDEMVITIPLKGQINNNPPVLTGSPVQTASASSSGSTTNKINLNRADESELQNLPGIGPSKATAIISYRNENGPFQSIDDLKKISGIGDKIFEKLKDSIIVQ, from the coding sequence TTGGAGGATTTGTTTGTAAAATACAAAGTTTATATGGTGGTCACGGTTATTATTTTAGTAGGTTTGGGTTATTACTTCCTAAACAATCAGTCGAATCATTCTTCGAATCAAACGATCAAAAAATTAGAAAAAAATGTTCAATCAAATGTAGACCAAACTAAAAAGATCGAGTCCCAACCTAAATCACAACCAATACCAGTAGTAACAATAATGGTCGATATTAAGGGTCAAATAAAGAAACCTGGAGTGTACCAATCAAACCAAGGGGAACGTGTGATTGATGTTATTAATCGAGCAGGTGGGTTAACTGATAAGGCGGATGAAAGTCAAATTAATTTTGCAGCACATGTTCAAGATGAAATGGTTATTACTATTCCTTTGAAAGGTCAAATAAATAACAATCCACCTGTGCTTACGGGTTCCCCAGTTCAAACTGCATCTGCAAGTAGTAGTGGCTCTACTACGAATAAAATTAATTTAAATAGGGCCGATGAAAGCGAGCTACAAAACCTTCCAGGTATAGGTCCTTCTAAGGCAACTGCGATTATTTCGTATCGGAATGAAAACGGGCCCTTCCAATCAATTGATGATTTGAAAAAAATCAGCGGTATTGGCGACAAAATATTTGAAAAACTAAAGGATTCAATTATTGTTCAATAA
- the comER gene encoding late competence protein ComER, with the protein MKIGIIGTGNMGRILVEAFIEGKAISPSSMMITNRTKSKALQLKDKYEDLQVGDDPQEVASQSDLLFMCVKPLDVLPILNKIIPYLNTEKCLISITSPISTDQIEKVVPCSVVRVIPSITNRALAGVSLLTFGENCDNFWKTEVEQLFSKISVPVQIEEKITRVSSDIVSCGPAFFTYLLQEFINAAVKETGIEKVVATKLASEMIIGLGELIKQGHYTLPALQQKVCVKGGITGEGIEVLESELGEVFTDLFKATQNKFKEDLEKVHIQFTKQ; encoded by the coding sequence ATGAAAATTGGTATCATAGGAACGGGGAATATGGGAAGAATTTTGGTGGAGGCTTTCATTGAGGGAAAAGCTATCTCCCCTTCTTCAATGATGATTACAAATAGGACAAAATCAAAAGCGTTACAGCTTAAAGATAAATATGAAGATTTACAGGTTGGGGATGATCCACAAGAGGTCGCTTCACAATCAGATTTACTATTTATGTGTGTAAAACCTCTAGATGTATTGCCCATTTTAAATAAGATAATCCCTTATTTAAATACGGAGAAATGCCTTATTTCTATTACAAGCCCTATTAGTACTGACCAAATAGAAAAAGTGGTTCCTTGTTCTGTTGTTAGGGTGATTCCAAGTATTACAAATCGGGCTTTAGCTGGCGTTTCACTACTTACATTCGGGGAAAATTGTGATAATTTCTGGAAAACAGAGGTGGAACAGCTATTTTCAAAAATATCCGTTCCGGTTCAAATAGAAGAAAAAATAACTAGGGTTTCGTCAGATATTGTGAGTTGTGGGCCTGCATTTTTCACCTACCTACTTCAAGAATTTATTAATGCAGCTGTAAAGGAAACAGGAATAGAGAAAGTGGTGGCAACAAAATTAGCAAGTGAGATGATTATTGGATTAGGAGAATTAATCAAACAAGGTCATTACACATTGCCAGCACTTCAGCAAAAGGTTTGTGTAAAAGGTGGTATTACGGGCGAGGGAATAGAAGTGTTAGAGAGCGAACTTGGAGAAGTTTTCACAGATTTATTTAAAGCAACCCAGAACAAATTTAAAGAAGATCTGGAAAAAGTACATATCCAGTTCACTAAGCAATAA
- a CDS encoding methyltransferase domain-containing protein — protein MSYERFAYLYDELMRDAPYEQWVSFVKEKLKKYEIEGSSLLDLACGTGELSVRFAIEGFQVTGVDLSSDMLTVAQTKALNHGLKVPFYLQNMAELEGLGQFDVIGIFCDSLNYLSSEETVIQTFSKTFQHLKKDAIFIFDVHSVYKINQIFMDQTFTMNEDHLAYIWNSFPGEFPNSVEHELSFFVLDEQSGKYDRFDELHQQRTFSIEQYSNWLVEAGFEILEINADFETKAPNPESERIFFIARK, from the coding sequence ATGAGTTACGAAAGATTTGCCTATCTATACGATGAATTAATGCGAGATGCTCCATATGAGCAGTGGGTTAGCTTTGTAAAAGAAAAACTGAAAAAGTATGAAATTGAAGGTAGCTCCCTACTTGATTTGGCTTGTGGAACTGGGGAACTTTCTGTTCGGTTTGCAATCGAAGGCTTTCAAGTAACGGGTGTTGATCTTTCTTCTGATATGCTTACAGTTGCCCAGACGAAAGCCTTGAATCATGGACTAAAGGTTCCTTTTTATCTTCAAAATATGGCTGAATTAGAAGGGCTTGGGCAATTTGATGTAATTGGAATTTTTTGTGATTCCCTAAATTATCTTTCATCAGAGGAAACAGTCATTCAGACGTTTTCCAAGACCTTTCAGCATTTGAAAAAAGATGCTATTTTCATTTTTGATGTGCACTCGGTTTATAAAATAAATCAAATTTTTATGGATCAAACTTTTACGATGAATGAAGATCATTTGGCTTATATTTGGAATAGCTTTCCAGGTGAATTTCCAAACAGTGTTGAACATGAGCTTAGCTTTTTTGTATTGGATGAGCAAAGTGGAAAATATGATCGTTTCGATGAACTTCACCAACAACGAACATTTTCTATCGAACAGTATTCTAACTGGCTAGTAGAAGCGGGTTTCGAGATTCTGGAGATCAATGCTGATTTTGAAACGAAAGCGCCTAATCCAGAGTCAGAGCGGATTTTTTTTATCGCTAGAAAATAA
- the rsfS gene encoding ribosome silencing factor, with amino-acid sequence MNNEELLKIAVKAADDKRAEDIIALNMKGISAIADYFIICHGNSDKQVQAIAKEMKDKAQENEVDVKRIEGFDEAKWVLIDMGDVVAHVFHRDERTYYNLERLWGDAPLEDLRSVLNP; translated from the coding sequence ATGAATAATGAAGAGTTATTGAAAATAGCTGTAAAAGCTGCTGATGATAAACGTGCCGAGGATATAATTGCTTTAAACATGAAGGGAATATCGGCAATTGCCGATTACTTTATTATTTGTCACGGAAACTCTGATAAACAAGTACAGGCAATTGCTAAAGAAATGAAAGATAAAGCACAGGAAAATGAAGTTGATGTAAAAAGAATTGAAGGCTTTGACGAGGCGAAATGGGTGTTAATTGATATGGGGGATGTGGTTGCACATGTTTTCCATCGCGACGAAAGGACTTATTACAACCTCGAACGTTTATGGGGAGATGCTCCTTTAGAAGACCTTCGTAGTGTTTTAAATCCATGA
- the yqeK gene encoding bis(5'-nucleosyl)-tetraphosphatase (symmetrical) YqeK, giving the protein MDRDVALKLVKKQLTEHRYLHTLGVMETAISLANLYGVDEKKAELAAIFHDYAKFRPKEEMRGIIIAQGMPADLLMYNSELWHAPVGAFLVEKEAGITDIEILNAIRFHTSGRLGMSKLEKVIYLADYIEPGRHFPGVDEVRELAKNDLEKALIKAIQNTIMFLMKKDQPIYPATFHTYNDLVKKEEN; this is encoded by the coding sequence ATGGATCGTGATGTAGCCTTAAAACTTGTAAAAAAACAACTAACGGAACATCGCTATCTTCATACATTAGGTGTAATGGAAACGGCTATATCCCTTGCTAATCTTTATGGTGTAGACGAAAAAAAGGCTGAGCTTGCAGCTATTTTCCATGATTACGCAAAGTTCCGCCCAAAGGAAGAGATGCGCGGGATAATTATAGCGCAAGGAATGCCTGCTGATTTACTTATGTATAATAGCGAATTATGGCATGCTCCTGTTGGGGCTTTTCTGGTGGAAAAAGAAGCTGGAATTACGGATATAGAAATTTTAAACGCGATTCGGTTTCATACTTCTGGACGGCTTGGAATGTCAAAGCTTGAAAAGGTCATCTATCTTGCTGATTATATCGAACCAGGCCGTCATTTTCCTGGGGTAGATGAAGTAAGAGAACTTGCAAAAAATGATTTAGAAAAAGCTTTAATAAAAGCGATTCAAAATACCATTATGTTTCTAATGAAAAAGGATCAGCCTATCTATCCGGCTACTTTTCATACTTATAATGATCTCGTAAAAAAAGAGGAGAATTGA